One genomic window of Bacteroidales bacterium includes the following:
- a CDS encoding UDP-N-acetylmuramoyl-L-alanyl-D-glutamate--2,6-diaminopimelate ligase: protein MKKIATLLEKIKVKSIIGDIEQEVQGIDSDSRNIKSGYMFIAVKGTVVDGHKFIDKAIEQGAIAIVCEDIPEIQKQGVTYIVTPDTQLALGQLASAWFNYPSEKLRLVGVTGTNGKTTIATLLYKMFKMFGEKVGLLSTVCNYIDDKPVPSTHTTPDPLSLNKLLSEMVEQGCTYAFMEVSSHSADQKRIGGLDFDGGIFTNLTRDHMDYHKTVDAYLKAKKSFFDSLSKKAFALTNADDKNGAVMLQNCKAKQSAYSLLSMAEFKGKIIESRIDGTTLQINNREVETLFVGKFNAYNLLAVYGAACLLGKDPEEVLTIISALIPVSGRFQTLSKNRITAIVDYAHTPDAITNVLQSITEVIRGKGDIISVIGAGGNRDKGKRPIMAQEAAKLSNQLILTSDNPRDEEPEQIIADMKEGLSAAQLKKCLAITDRREAIRLAIRLAKAGDVVLVAGKGHEDYQEIKGVKYHFDDREEIEKAFEEIL, encoded by the coding sequence ATGAAAAAAATAGCAACACTTTTAGAGAAGATAAAAGTAAAAAGCATAATTGGTGATATTGAGCAAGAAGTGCAAGGAATAGATTCCGACTCTCGCAATATAAAATCGGGATATATGTTCATTGCTGTAAAAGGAACAGTTGTTGATGGTCACAAATTTATTGATAAAGCAATAGAACAAGGAGCAATAGCAATTGTATGCGAAGATATCCCCGAAATTCAAAAGCAAGGAGTAACATACATAGTTACCCCCGACACACAACTTGCACTCGGACAACTCGCATCGGCATGGTTCAATTACCCGTCAGAAAAATTACGCCTTGTAGGAGTAACAGGAACAAATGGAAAAACTACCATAGCAACACTCTTGTATAAAATGTTCAAGATGTTTGGGGAAAAAGTTGGACTACTATCTACCGTATGTAACTATATAGATGACAAACCAGTCCCATCAACCCACACAACACCCGACCCACTATCGCTAAACAAACTTTTAAGCGAGATGGTAGAGCAAGGATGCACATACGCATTTATGGAGGTAAGTTCACATTCAGCCGACCAGAAAAGAATTGGAGGATTAGATTTTGATGGAGGAATATTCACAAACCTCACTCGCGATCACATGGATTACCACAAAACAGTGGACGCATACTTAAAAGCCAAAAAGAGTTTCTTTGACTCATTAAGCAAAAAGGCCTTTGCCCTAACAAATGCCGACGATAAGAACGGAGCAGTTATGTTACAAAATTGCAAAGCAAAACAAAGTGCATACTCACTTCTATCAATGGCAGAATTTAAAGGTAAAATAATAGAGAGTCGCATTGATGGAACAACACTTCAAATAAACAACAGAGAGGTAGAAACTCTATTTGTAGGAAAATTTAACGCCTACAACCTATTGGCAGTTTACGGAGCAGCGTGCTTGTTAGGAAAAGACCCTGAAGAGGTATTAACAATAATATCAGCATTAATACCTGTATCAGGACGTTTTCAAACACTATCAAAAAATAGAATAACAGCGATAGTAGACTACGCACACACTCCCGATGCCATAACCAATGTATTGCAATCAATAACTGAAGTAATACGAGGTAAAGGAGATATAATCTCTGTAATTGGAGCAGGAGGAAACAGAGATAAAGGCAAACGACCTATAATGGCACAAGAGGCAGCAAAATTATCAAACCAATTAATCCTTACCTCTGACAACCCTCGTGATGAAGAGCCAGAACAAATAATTGCAGATATGAAAGAAGGATTATCAGCAGCACAACTAAAAAAATGTTTAGCTATAACCGACCGTCGCGAAGCAATCAGACTTGCAATCAGACTTGCAAAAGCAGGAGATGTAGTTTTAGTCGCAGGGAAAGGGCACGAAGATTACCAAGAGATAAAAGGAGTAAAATACCATTTTGACGATAGAGAAGAGATAGAAAAAGCATTTGAGGAAATATTATAA